One Prevotella intermedia ATCC 25611 = DSM 20706 DNA window includes the following coding sequences:
- a CDS encoding aminopeptidase C, whose product MNKKTLMVCGLISLSLSMQAQTKGGGIDKQMMEKITAGHSSTANRALANAIATNSIDDLARNFKKAGKIDSHFSVETTKQNIHDQKSSGRCWLFTGLNVLRSNFASKHKDTLRVEFSHVYLSLHDQLEKSNLMLQGVIDNANKPIEDPTVQFFFKHPINDGGTFCGVSDLVDKYGLVPMEAMPESYSAENTSRMASIISSKLREFGLELRKMVANKKSAAAIKARKTEMLGDVYRILTLSLGEPVKTFEYAFKDKNGNSVGKPKTYTPQSFRDEVMGNKLNGTFIMAMNDPRREYYKTYEVEYDRHTYDGQNWKYINLPMEDIAKMSIASLKDNTKMYTSYDVGKQLDRKRGYLDLDNYDYGTLFGTSFPMNKAERISTFDSGSTHAMTLTAVDLDENGQPKKWMVENSWGPTNGHNGCLIMSNPWFNEYTFRLVIDKKYVPENILKAYDQKPIMLTHDDPLFQEDN is encoded by the coding sequence ATGAACAAAAAGACTTTAATGGTCTGTGGCTTGATTAGCCTCTCGCTTTCAATGCAGGCACAGACAAAGGGTGGTGGAATTGACAAGCAGATGATGGAGAAAATCACCGCAGGACATTCATCAACTGCTAATCGTGCTCTTGCAAACGCTATTGCAACAAACTCTATCGACGACCTTGCTCGTAACTTCAAGAAAGCAGGCAAGATTGATAGTCATTTCAGCGTTGAGACAACCAAGCAGAATATTCACGACCAGAAAAGCTCGGGTCGTTGCTGGCTCTTTACTGGTTTAAATGTGTTGCGTTCCAACTTTGCGAGCAAGCACAAAGATACTCTTCGAGTAGAGTTCTCACACGTTTACTTGAGTCTCCACGACCAGTTGGAGAAGTCCAACCTTATGCTTCAAGGCGTTATCGACAATGCCAACAAACCAATAGAAGACCCTACTGTGCAGTTCTTCTTTAAGCATCCGATAAATGATGGTGGTACTTTCTGTGGCGTTTCAGACCTCGTTGATAAGTACGGACTTGTTCCTATGGAAGCAATGCCAGAGAGTTATTCAGCTGAAAACACTTCTCGTATGGCATCAATCATATCTTCTAAGCTCCGCGAATTTGGATTGGAACTTCGTAAGATGGTAGCTAACAAGAAGTCGGCAGCAGCGATTAAGGCGCGCAAAACAGAAATGTTGGGCGATGTCTATCGCATTCTTACCCTCTCGTTGGGTGAGCCTGTAAAGACTTTCGAGTATGCTTTCAAGGATAAGAACGGCAACAGCGTTGGCAAACCAAAGACTTATACTCCACAATCGTTCCGTGACGAAGTGATGGGAAATAAGCTCAACGGTACCTTCATTATGGCAATGAACGACCCACGCCGTGAGTACTACAAGACTTACGAAGTGGAATACGACCGCCATACCTACGACGGACAGAACTGGAAGTACATCAACCTTCCTATGGAAGACATTGCAAAGATGTCTATTGCATCTCTGAAGGACAATACAAAGATGTATACAAGCTATGACGTAGGCAAGCAGTTGGACCGCAAGCGTGGTTACTTGGATTTGGACAACTACGATTATGGCACGCTCTTTGGCACATCTTTCCCAATGAACAAGGCAGAACGCATCTCTACATTCGATAGCGGTTCTACCCACGCTATGACACTTACAGCTGTAGACCTTGACGAGAACGGACAGCCAAAGAAGTGGATGGTAGAGAACAGCTGGGGCCCAACAAACGGCCACAATGGTTGTTTGATAATGTCAAACCCATGGTTCAACGAGTACACCTTCCGTCTTGTGATAGACAAGAAGTATGTCCCAGAAAACATATTGAAGGCATACGACCAAAAGCCTATTATGCTTACGCATGACGACCCATTGTTCCAAGAGGACAATTAA
- the queC gene encoding 7-cyano-7-deazaguanine synthase QueC: MKDSIIIVSGGLDSITLLYDKAETIALAVSFDYGQNHACKELPFAALHCKRLGIRHIVIPLQFMQQYFKSSLLEGSDKIPEGHYEEENMKSTVVPFRNGIMLAIAAGIAESHNLNRIYIANHGGDHTIYPDCRPDFIDAMTAATEAGTFNNTRIEAAFTNITKADIVRIGTKLGINYAETWSCYKAGKHHCGKCGTCIERHEAFGEAGLADPTEYEE, from the coding sequence ATGAAAGATTCTATTATTATCGTTAGCGGTGGACTCGACTCCATTACGCTCTTATACGACAAGGCTGAAACTATTGCCTTAGCCGTTTCGTTCGATTACGGGCAGAACCACGCCTGCAAGGAATTGCCTTTTGCGGCATTGCATTGCAAACGCTTGGGCATACGCCACATTGTTATTCCTTTGCAGTTCATGCAGCAATACTTCAAGAGTTCGCTCTTGGAAGGGTCGGACAAGATTCCTGAAGGGCATTACGAAGAGGAGAATATGAAATCGACGGTGGTGCCATTCCGCAACGGCATTATGCTCGCCATCGCAGCAGGCATTGCCGAAAGCCATAATCTCAACCGCATTTACATTGCCAACCACGGTGGCGACCACACCATTTACCCCGATTGTCGTCCCGATTTTATCGACGCAATGACTGCTGCCACCGAAGCAGGCACATTCAACAACACACGCATAGAAGCTGCCTTTACCAACATAACAAAAGCTGATATTGTGCGTATCGGTACAAAACTCGGCATAAACTATGCCGAAACGTGGAGTTGCTACAAAGCGGGCAAGCACCATTGCGGTAAGTGCGGCACTTGTATCGAACGGCACGAAGCCTTCGGAGAAGCAGGATTGGCAGACCCAACGGAATACGAGGAATAA
- a CDS encoding enoyl-ACP reductase, translating to MSNNLLKGKRGIIFGALNEQSIAWKVAERAVEEGATITLSNTPVAVRMGTVSALAEKLNCEVIAADATSVEDLENVFNRSVEILGGKIDFVLHSIGMSPNVRKHRTYDDLDYNMLGTTLDISAMSFHKMIQSAKKLDAINEYGSILALSYIAAQRTFFGYNDMADAKALLESIARSFGYIYGREKNVRINTISQSPTMTTAGQGVKGMDKLYDFANRMSPLGNASAAECADYCIVMFSDLTKKVTMQNLYHDGGFSNIGMSLRAMSTYEKGIGDEYKDENGKIIYG from the coding sequence ATGAGTAACAACTTATTAAAAGGTAAAAGAGGCATTATTTTCGGTGCCTTAAACGAGCAGTCAATCGCATGGAAAGTTGCTGAAAGAGCAGTAGAGGAAGGAGCAACGATAACACTTTCAAATACTCCGGTAGCCGTGAGAATGGGTACTGTAAGCGCATTGGCTGAGAAATTGAATTGTGAAGTAATTGCAGCTGATGCAACAAGTGTAGAGGATTTGGAGAATGTTTTCAATCGTTCGGTGGAGATTTTAGGTGGAAAGATTGATTTCGTGTTGCACTCTATCGGTATGTCGCCAAATGTTCGCAAGCACCGTACATACGACGACTTGGACTACAATATGCTGGGCACGACGCTCGATATTTCGGCAATGTCGTTCCACAAGATGATTCAGAGTGCGAAGAAGCTCGACGCTATCAACGAGTATGGCTCAATCTTGGCTTTGTCGTACATTGCTGCACAGCGTACATTCTTCGGTTACAACGATATGGCTGATGCCAAAGCTCTCTTGGAAAGCATTGCGCGCAGCTTCGGTTACATCTACGGTCGCGAAAAGAACGTGCGTATCAACACCATCTCGCAATCGCCAACGATGACCACAGCTGGTCAAGGCGTGAAGGGTATGGACAAGTTGTACGACTTCGCCAACCGTATGTCGCCACTCGGTAACGCTTCGGCAGCCGAATGTGCAGACTACTGCATCGTTATGTTCTCTGACTTAACGAAAAAGGTAACCATGCAAAACCTCTACCACGACGGTGGTTTCTCTAACATTGGTATGAGCCTTCGTGCCATGTCTACCTACGAAAAGGGTATCGGCGACGAATATAAAGACGAGAACGGAAAAATCATTTACGGATAA
- a CDS encoding porin has translation MKIKSIIALLLLSSTTVMAQETKPVNLQVEARADYQRINIDGKKIKEGSGFKGNVVNIILKGDISPKFSYAFRNRLNGINKDYNFFNSTDWLYLKYKPNKNVALIAGKYIVMVAGYELLPAPIDCYFLSEFCYNFPCYQWGLVGELTTNSGNDVFSAQICQSPYQKVYENKAGKAAEMYAYNVAWNGRHGFWEPFWSVNMSEYAPHKFINYISLGNKFHLADNLQLELDYWNRAASGQGFIGKDCSVIGQISYQPTEKLNVFAKTSYEVNHAGTDADVAVMDGTELTRVGSGVEYYPLKEKNVRIHGYYSYSFGKNANPAGVVQDKMSELNIGVTWRGKVL, from the coding sequence ATGAAAATCAAAAGCATTATCGCATTATTATTATTGAGTTCGACAACCGTAATGGCGCAAGAAACAAAGCCTGTAAACTTGCAGGTCGAGGCAAGAGCCGACTATCAGCGCATAAACATTGACGGCAAGAAGATTAAAGAAGGAAGCGGATTCAAGGGAAATGTTGTAAATATCATCTTGAAAGGCGACATTTCGCCAAAGTTCTCGTATGCTTTCCGCAACCGCCTGAACGGTATCAACAAAGACTACAACTTCTTCAACTCTACCGACTGGTTGTACTTGAAGTATAAACCCAACAAGAATGTAGCCCTTATAGCAGGTAAATACATTGTAATGGTGGCAGGCTACGAATTGTTGCCCGCTCCAATCGACTGCTATTTCCTATCAGAATTCTGCTACAACTTCCCTTGCTACCAATGGGGACTTGTAGGCGAGCTCACCACCAACAGCGGAAACGATGTCTTCTCGGCACAGATTTGCCAAAGTCCATACCAGAAAGTCTACGAAAACAAAGCAGGCAAGGCAGCAGAAATGTATGCCTACAACGTAGCGTGGAATGGTCGCCACGGCTTCTGGGAACCTTTTTGGTCGGTAAATATGTCGGAATATGCACCCCATAAGTTCATCAACTACATTTCGTTAGGCAACAAATTCCACCTTGCCGACAACCTTCAATTAGAGTTAGATTATTGGAACCGTGCCGCTTCAGGACAAGGTTTTATCGGCAAAGACTGCTCAGTTATCGGTCAAATATCTTACCAACCTACCGAAAAACTGAACGTTTTTGCAAAGACAAGCTACGAAGTGAACCACGCAGGAACCGATGCTGACGTTGCCGTAATGGACGGAACAGAACTCACCCGCGTTGGTAGCGGTGTAGAATACTACCCATTGAAAGAGAAGAACGTCAGAATACACGGCTATTACAGCTACTCATTTGGCAAGAACGCCAACCCTGCAGGTGTGGTTCAAGACAAGATGTCGGAACTTAACATAGGTGTAACTTGGCGTGGCAAAGTGCTCTAA
- a CDS encoding SprT-like domain-containing protein, whose amino-acid sequence MEITVAYLQEAFRKYNEEIFGNALPMPNLRVSNAKRRLGSMHCRIQKTWGKTHRSFTIVVSNYYDVPLSLIEDTLIHEMVHYEIAYKKLKDTSAHGTLFRQRMDEINRKYHRNITISKRMTDYAPRKNDPTETYLVLAIEMNDGSHLLSSVARTVLADLERQIKRVEKISNFCWYVTQNAYFRNFPKVRTLRARSVSTEVFTNLTAQMTPVRDKNGWVEML is encoded by the coding sequence ATGGAAATTACAGTAGCGTATCTTCAGGAAGCCTTCAGAAAATACAACGAAGAGATTTTCGGAAACGCCCTTCCTATGCCCAACTTGAGGGTGTCGAACGCCAAGCGGAGATTGGGTTCGATGCACTGTCGCATACAAAAAACATGGGGAAAGACGCACCGCAGTTTCACCATCGTGGTGTCGAACTATTACGATGTGCCACTATCGCTTATCGAAGACACCCTTATTCACGAAATGGTACACTACGAAATTGCATACAAAAAGCTGAAAGACACATCGGCACACGGCACGTTGTTCCGCCAAAGAATGGACGAAATAAACCGAAAATACCATCGCAACATTACCATAAGCAAACGAATGACAGACTATGCGCCACGCAAGAACGACCCAACGGAAACCTATTTGGTGTTGGCAATAGAGATGAACGATGGCTCACACCTGCTTAGTTCCGTAGCCCGCACAGTATTGGCAGACTTGGAAAGGCAAATAAAAAGAGTGGAAAAGATAAGCAACTTCTGCTGGTATGTTACGCAAAATGCCTATTTCCGCAACTTCCCGAAGGTGCGAACCCTCCGTGCCCGCTCGGTTTCCACAGAGGTTTTTACCAACCTTACTGCGCAAATGACACCTGTAAGAGATAAAAATGGGTGGGTTGAAATGCTGTAA
- the mnmA gene encoding tRNA 2-thiouridine(34) synthase MnmA: MNYDEIKDKRIAVLLSGGVDSSVVVYEFARLGLTPDCFYIRIGPEEKEEWDCNSEEDVEMATAVARRYGCRFSVIDCHKEYWSQVTKYTMDKVRAGLTPNPDVMCNRIIKFGAFDEKCGHDYDLIATGHYAQTKWIDGKKWLCTSPDPVKDQTDFLAQIYDWQLRKAIFPIGHYAKNEVREIAEREHLINAKRKDSQGICFLGNIDYNEYVRRYLGEQVGDVVELETGKKIGQHKGLWFHTIGQRKGLGFGGGPWFVVKKDVAANVLFVSHGYDPETAYKKDFKVHGLHWLTEMPRPEASDSDAETAGKISICFKIRHTPEFHKGYLELLPAADNGEPTEAIVHSEDKIHGVAPGQFCVIYDKDHNRCFGSAEITV; this comes from the coding sequence ATGAATTATGATGAAATAAAGGATAAGCGCATTGCGGTACTGCTTTCGGGCGGTGTCGATAGTTCAGTTGTTGTCTACGAATTTGCACGGTTAGGGCTTACCCCCGACTGCTTTTATATCCGCATCGGTCCCGAAGAGAAAGAAGAATGGGACTGCAATTCGGAAGAAGACGTGGAGATGGCAACGGCTGTGGCACGGCGTTATGGCTGCCGATTCAGTGTGATAGACTGTCATAAGGAATACTGGAGTCAGGTAACGAAGTACACAATGGATAAGGTGCGTGCAGGTCTTACGCCCAATCCCGACGTTATGTGCAACCGCATCATTAAGTTCGGTGCCTTCGACGAGAAGTGCGGACACGACTACGACCTCATTGCTACGGGGCACTATGCACAAACCAAGTGGATTGACGGAAAGAAATGGCTCTGCACAAGTCCCGACCCAGTGAAAGACCAGACCGACTTTCTGGCACAGATATACGACTGGCAACTTAGAAAAGCCATATTCCCGATAGGTCATTATGCAAAGAACGAGGTGCGCGAGATAGCCGAACGCGAACACCTAATCAATGCCAAGCGTAAGGATTCGCAAGGTATTTGCTTCTTGGGCAACATCGACTACAACGAATATGTGCGCCGTTATCTTGGCGAACAGGTAGGCGATGTGGTGGAACTTGAGACCGGAAAGAAGATAGGACAGCACAAAGGACTGTGGTTCCACACCATCGGACAGCGCAAGGGCTTGGGCTTTGGCGGCGGACCGTGGTTTGTTGTGAAGAAAGACGTAGCTGCCAATGTGTTGTTTGTCAGCCACGGCTACGACCCTGAAACGGCGTACAAGAAAGACTTTAAGGTGCACGGCTTGCATTGGCTCACCGAAATGCCCCGCCCCGAAGCAAGCGACAGTGATGCCGAAACGGCTGGAAAGATTTCCATCTGCTTTAAAATCAGGCACACGCCAGAGTTCCACAAGGGCTATTTGGAACTGCTTCCTGCTGCTGATAATGGCGAACCGACAGAAGCAATCGTACATTCTGAAGACAAGATACACGGCGTGGCACCTGGTCAGTTCTGCGTTATCTACGACAAAGACCACAACCGCTGCTTCGGTTCGGCAGAGATTACAGTATAA
- a CDS encoding YitT family protein, translating into MNQDSKKVSPFSSEGINQGLSKVGGLLKTRKFWVELVIMTLGMFVAALGVYFFLIPSKLIVGSITGLSLVISQLLPFISVGNVIFIINAILLVLSFILIGNEFGAKTVYTALILGPMIDFLGTIFPMSESMFTQHVAGGIITNPWFDLLCFVLILRASQSILFSINASTGGLDILAKIINKYTGVSLGTSVTFAGGAICCTAFAINPPYLVIIGLIGTWMNGLILNHFMLGMNMRNRVFVISKDYERIQDYVINTLHRGVTMHEVIGGFSHQKNVQLEIILTNEELSNFMAFLAKEEIDSFCTTDTVSEVRGLWNKNKKHKH; encoded by the coding sequence ATGAATCAAGATTCTAAGAAAGTCAGTCCATTCTCATCTGAAGGCATTAATCAAGGTCTTTCTAAAGTTGGAGGATTGCTGAAGACAAGAAAGTTTTGGGTAGAGCTGGTTATCATGACCCTTGGTATGTTCGTTGCAGCCCTCGGCGTCTACTTCTTCCTTATCCCAAGTAAGCTCATTGTAGGTTCTATTACTGGTCTTTCACTGGTAATCTCCCAGCTTTTACCATTCATTTCAGTTGGTAATGTTATCTTCATTATCAACGCAATCTTGTTAGTATTGTCGTTTATTCTGATAGGAAACGAGTTTGGTGCCAAGACTGTTTACACTGCACTTATACTTGGTCCGATGATTGACTTCCTTGGAACAATCTTTCCGATGTCAGAATCTATGTTCACACAGCATGTTGCTGGTGGTATAATAACAAATCCTTGGTTCGACTTGCTTTGCTTCGTACTGATTCTGCGTGCTTCTCAAAGTATTCTTTTCAGTATCAACGCATCTACAGGTGGACTCGATATTCTTGCAAAGATTATCAATAAGTACACAGGTGTAAGCCTTGGTACATCGGTAACATTCGCAGGTGGTGCCATTTGCTGTACTGCTTTTGCCATCAACCCTCCCTATCTTGTTATCATCGGTCTTATCGGTACATGGATGAACGGCCTTATCTTGAACCACTTTATGTTGGGTATGAACATGCGAAACCGTGTATTTGTTATTTCAAAAGACTACGAACGGATTCAAGACTATGTTATCAACACCCTTCACCGTGGCGTAACCATGCACGAGGTTATTGGTGGTTTCAGCCATCAGAAGAACGTACAGTTGGAGATTATCTTAACCAACGAAGAGTTGTCTAACTTCATGGCGTTCCTTGCTAAAGAAGAAATCGATTCGTTCTGCACCACCGACACTGTCAGCGAAGTACGCGGTTTGTGGAACAAGAATAAAAAACATAAACACTAA
- a CDS encoding phosphoglycerate kinase produces the protein MKINDFNFAGQKAIVRVDFNVPLDENGNVTDDTRIRGALPTLKKVLADGGALIMMSHMGKPKGKVKAELSLSQIVKNVSEALGVTVKFAKDAGNAEAEVAALKNGEALLLENLRFYAEEEGKPVGVEKGTPEYDAAKKEMKTRQADFAKKLASYADVYVNDAFGTAHRKHASTAVIADYFDAEHKMLGFLMEKEVTAIDNVLKNAQHPFTAIIGGSKVSSKLGVIKNLLDKVDNLIIGGGMGYTFIKAQGGNVGLSLHEDDLMPEALNVMAAAKKKGVNLSLSIASICAQQFSNDAERKEFPINQIPNDWEGMDAAPESLEIWKKIILDSKTILWNGPVGVFEFENFAHGTGEIAKYVAEATQNNGAFSLVGGGDSVAAVNKFGLADKVSYVSTGGGAMLEAIEGKVLPGVAAIEK, from the coding sequence ATGAAGATTAATGATTTCAACTTCGCTGGACAGAAAGCAATTGTTCGCGTGGATTTTAATGTGCCATTGGACGAGAATGGTAATGTAACAGACGACACACGTATCCGTGGTGCCTTACCAACTTTGAAGAAAGTGCTTGCTGACGGTGGCGCACTCATTATGATGAGCCACATGGGTAAGCCTAAAGGCAAGGTGAAGGCTGAACTCTCATTGAGCCAGATAGTGAAAAACGTAAGCGAAGCACTTGGCGTAACCGTTAAATTTGCCAAGGACGCAGGCAACGCTGAAGCCGAAGTTGCAGCTTTGAAGAACGGAGAAGCACTCTTGTTGGAGAACCTTCGCTTCTACGCTGAAGAAGAAGGCAAGCCTGTCGGTGTAGAAAAAGGCACACCAGAATACGACGCTGCCAAGAAAGAAATGAAGACACGTCAGGCTGATTTCGCAAAGAAATTGGCTTCATACGCTGACGTATATGTGAACGACGCTTTCGGTACAGCTCACCGCAAGCACGCTTCAACAGCCGTAATTGCCGACTACTTCGATGCCGAACACAAGATGTTGGGCTTCCTTATGGAAAAAGAAGTAACCGCAATCGACAATGTCTTGAAGAACGCACAGCACCCTTTCACCGCCATTATCGGAGGTTCAAAGGTCAGCTCTAAGCTCGGCGTCATCAAAAACCTGCTCGATAAGGTAGACAACCTCATCATCGGTGGCGGTATGGGCTACACTTTCATCAAGGCACAAGGCGGAAACGTAGGTTTGTCGCTACACGAAGACGACCTGATGCCTGAAGCATTGAACGTAATGGCAGCAGCAAAGAAAAAGGGCGTAAACCTCTCGCTCTCTATCGCATCTATCTGCGCACAACAGTTCTCTAACGATGCAGAGCGCAAGGAGTTCCCTATCAACCAGATTCCAAACGATTGGGAAGGTATGGACGCTGCCCCCGAAAGTCTTGAAATATGGAAGAAGATTATTCTCGACTCAAAGACTATCCTTTGGAACGGTCCTGTTGGCGTGTTCGAATTCGAGAACTTTGCTCACGGTACAGGCGAAATTGCAAAGTATGTTGCCGAAGCTACACAGAATAACGGTGCGTTCTCGCTCGTTGGTGGTGGCGACTCGGTAGCTGCCGTAAACAAGTTTGGCTTGGCAGACAAGGTTTCTTATGTTTCAACAGGTGGCGGTGCAATGCTCGAAGCTATCGAGGGCAAAGTGTTGCCAGGCGTTGCAGCAATTGAGAAATAG
- a CDS encoding YitT family protein, with protein sequence MNGITQKQLFREIKNFLVIAIAISIGCFGWCAFVLPHKIPIGGIAGLSSVLYWGTETPVQITYFVLNISLLLVALKTLGWRFCIHTIFAVVVFTVTSTIFQEMMAGNTLFPNEPFLASVIGGVLLGFGTGIALQYNASTGGSDVIAAMINKHHDVSLGKIILGCDLVIITSGYLVLHNWENIIYGYITLFIMTGVVDYVVNGMRGSVQFFVVSDKWKEIGNAINSDVERGCTLIDARGFYTGKELGMLFILARRSETRDIFRVIDEIDPEAFVSQSAVNGVYGIGFDKMKVGSRKKIADDDAKVNENQ encoded by the coding sequence ATGAACGGAATTACACAAAAACAGCTTTTCAGAGAGATTAAAAACTTCTTAGTAATTGCCATTGCCATATCCATAGGGTGCTTTGGTTGGTGTGCATTTGTATTGCCCCACAAGATTCCTATCGGTGGCATTGCAGGTCTTTCATCGGTGCTTTACTGGGGCACGGAAACTCCTGTGCAGATTACTTACTTCGTGCTGAACATCTCGTTGCTGTTGGTTGCACTGAAAACCTTGGGCTGGCGGTTTTGCATTCACACCATTTTTGCCGTGGTGGTGTTTACCGTTACCAGCACTATCTTTCAGGAAATGATGGCAGGAAACACTCTTTTCCCCAACGAACCTTTCCTTGCCAGCGTTATTGGTGGCGTGCTTTTAGGGTTCGGCACGGGCATAGCCTTGCAATACAACGCCAGTACGGGCGGCTCGGACGTAATTGCAGCAATGATAAACAAGCACCACGATGTATCGTTGGGTAAGATAATATTGGGTTGCGACCTTGTTATAATTACGTCTGGCTACTTGGTTCTGCACAATTGGGAGAATATTATATATGGCTACATCACGCTTTTCATCATGACGGGAGTGGTCGATTATGTCGTCAATGGTATGCGTGGGTCGGTTCAGTTCTTCGTCGTTTCCGACAAATGGAAGGAAATTGGCAATGCCATTAACAGCGATGTGGAGCGTGGTTGTACGCTTATCGACGCCCGCGGCTTCTATACGGGCAAGGAATTGGGTATGCTTTTCATACTTGCGCGCCGTTCCGAAACCCGCGATATATTCCGTGTTATCGACGAGATAGACCCCGAAGCCTTTGTTTCGCAGAGTGCTGTAAACGGCGTTTATGGCATTGGGTTCGACAAAATGAAGGTGGGAAGTCGCAAAAAGATAGCCGATGATGATGCAAAAGTTAATGAAAATCAGTAA